A stretch of Bubalus bubalis isolate 160015118507 breed Murrah chromosome 19, NDDB_SH_1, whole genome shotgun sequence DNA encodes these proteins:
- the LOC123330650 gene encoding peptidyl-prolyl cis-trans isomerase FKBP2-like produces the protein MRLSWVLIVLSICLSAVVMATGAEGKRKLQVGVKKWVDHCPIKSRKGDVLRTHCMGKLEDRTEFDSSLPQNQPFVFSLGTGQVIQGWDQGLLGMCEGGKWKLVSPSELGYGDQGAPPKIPGGAILVIEVELLKIERRSEL, from the coding sequence ATgaggctgagctgggtcttgatAGTACTGTCCATCTGCCTGAGCGCCGTGGTCATGGCCACAGGGGCTGAGGGCAAACGGAAGCTGCAGGTCGGAGTCAAGAAGTGGGTAGACCACTGTCCCATCAAATCGCGCAAAGGGGACGTCCTGCGCACGCACTGCATGGGGAAGCTAGAAGACAGAACAGAGTTTGACAGCAGCCTGCCCCAGAACCAGCCCTTTGTCTTCTCCTTGGGCACAGGCCAGGTCATCCAGGGCTGGGACCAGGGGCTGTTAGGGATGTGtgaggggggaaagtggaagctgGTGAGTCCATCAGAGCTGGGGTATGGAGATCAGGGAGCTCCCCCAAAGATTCCAGGTGGTGCAATCTTGGTGATCGAGGTGGAGCTGCTCAAAATCGAGCGACGTTCAGAACTGTAG